One window of the Thermasporomyces composti genome contains the following:
- the glmU gene encoding bifunctional UDP-N-acetylglucosamine diphosphorylase/glucosamine-1-phosphate N-acetyltransferase GlmU, translating to MNASTSPAAVIVLAAGKSTRMKSRTPKFLHTIGGLSLLGHVVTTARALQPTHLAVVVGHGRDQVIPHLAELDEKAQPIVQEEQRGTGHAVRVALEALPALRGTVVVTYADVPLLPAETLTALLEGHAREDAAATVLSAIVPDPTGYGRVVRASDGSVTSIVEHRDATPEQREITEINSGIYAFDAELLAGALARLKTDNSQGEEYLTDVLGILHGDGQRVAAVVADDYRDILGVNDQVQLAELRRILNDRVLERWMRAGVTIVDPATTWVDVTVTLEPDVVLHPHTQLHGATRVAAGAQIGPDTTLTDTVVGPEATVVRTHGSQAEIGPGASVGPYAYLRPGTRLGAGGKIGTFVETKNADIGPAAKVPHLSYVGDATIGEGTNIGAASVFVNYDGVQKHRTTVGKHCRMGSDNMYVAPVTIGDGAYSGAGTVIRKDVPPGALAINVAPQRNLEGWVERKRPGTPSAEAARRALVEGTEEARPPEDGARDTGIVQETSGQERSGRKGQ from the coding sequence GTGAACGCCTCCACCAGTCCAGCGGCGGTGATCGTTCTCGCCGCTGGCAAGAGCACCCGGATGAAGTCCCGTACCCCCAAGTTCCTCCACACGATCGGCGGGCTCAGCCTGCTCGGCCACGTCGTCACCACCGCTCGTGCGCTCCAGCCCACGCATCTGGCGGTGGTCGTGGGACATGGTCGGGACCAGGTGATTCCCCACCTCGCCGAGCTGGACGAGAAGGCGCAGCCGATCGTCCAGGAGGAGCAACGTGGTACCGGTCACGCCGTCCGCGTCGCGCTGGAGGCTCTGCCAGCGCTGCGCGGCACCGTGGTCGTGACCTACGCCGACGTCCCGTTGCTGCCCGCCGAGACGCTGACCGCCCTGCTCGAGGGCCACGCCCGCGAGGACGCGGCGGCGACGGTGCTGTCGGCGATCGTGCCCGACCCCACCGGCTACGGGCGGGTGGTCCGAGCCTCCGACGGCTCGGTCACCAGCATCGTCGAGCACCGGGACGCGACGCCGGAGCAGCGCGAGATCACCGAGATCAACTCAGGGATCTACGCGTTCGACGCCGAGCTGCTGGCCGGCGCGTTGGCCCGGCTCAAGACCGACAACAGCCAGGGCGAGGAGTACCTCACCGACGTCCTTGGCATCCTCCACGGCGACGGACAGCGCGTCGCCGCCGTCGTGGCCGACGACTACCGCGACATCCTCGGCGTCAACGACCAGGTGCAGTTGGCCGAGCTCCGGCGCATCCTCAACGACCGCGTCCTCGAGCGTTGGATGCGTGCGGGCGTCACCATCGTCGACCCCGCCACGACCTGGGTGGACGTGACCGTCACCCTCGAGCCGGACGTGGTGCTGCACCCCCACACCCAGCTCCATGGGGCGACGCGCGTGGCCGCCGGCGCCCAGATCGGGCCCGACACCACCCTCACCGACACGGTGGTGGGTCCGGAGGCGACCGTCGTCCGCACACACGGCTCGCAGGCCGAGATCGGCCCCGGTGCGTCCGTCGGGCCCTACGCGTACCTCCGGCCCGGCACCCGGCTCGGTGCGGGCGGCAAGATCGGCACGTTCGTCGAGACGAAGAACGCCGACATCGGACCGGCGGCGAAGGTCCCGCACCTGTCCTACGTCGGCGACGCGACGATCGGCGAAGGCACCAACATTGGCGCCGCCTCGGTCTTCGTCAACTACGACGGAGTGCAGAAGCACCGGACCACGGTCGGGAAGCACTGCCGGATGGGCTCCGACAACATGTACGTGGCGCCGGTGACCATTGGTGACGGCGCCTACAGCGGTGCCGGCACCGTGATCCGCAAGGACGTCCCTCCGGGCGCGTTGGCGATCAACGTCGCACCCCAGCGCAACCTCGAGGGATGGGTCGAGCGCAAGCGCCCCGGCACACCGTCGGCGGAGGCGGCTCGTCGCGCCCTGGTCGAAGGGACGGAGGAGGCGCGACCGCCGGAGGACGGGGCGAGGGACACTGGCATCGTCCAGGAGACGTCGGGCCAGGAGAGGTCGGGAAGGAAAGGGCAGTGA
- the otsB gene encoding trehalose-phosphatase: MPVPDLAHSVRPLTQDPRSAAIFCDIDGTLAPIVEHPSQARVPTQVAERLRDLAHRYARVACVSGRRAVDARGLVSVDGIDYAGLHGAEILRAGEDRPQLAPSVAEWEGRVRDFTATCDNPTLHALQVRVEDKGPIVAFHWRDVPDEEGAHAFLRSLAQRASEAGFATHWGRKVLEIRPPVEISKAQAVRDMVLETRPKVALYGGDDATDLDAFAALDALVAEGHLDDAVRVGVRSAEGPEEIVRRADLVVDGVEGFAEVLEQLAKSS; the protein is encoded by the coding sequence ATGCCGGTGCCCGATCTCGCGCACAGCGTACGCCCGTTGACCCAAGATCCACGCAGCGCGGCGATCTTCTGCGACATCGACGGCACGCTCGCTCCCATCGTCGAGCACCCCTCCCAGGCTCGCGTGCCCACGCAGGTCGCCGAGCGACTTCGTGATCTCGCTCACCGCTACGCACGTGTGGCCTGCGTCTCCGGCCGCCGAGCGGTCGACGCCCGCGGGCTCGTCAGCGTCGACGGCATCGACTACGCGGGCCTGCACGGCGCCGAGATCTTGCGAGCCGGGGAGGACCGTCCACAGCTGGCCCCGTCTGTCGCCGAGTGGGAAGGTCGGGTGCGCGACTTCACCGCCACCTGTGACAACCCGACGTTGCACGCGCTCCAGGTTCGGGTGGAGGACAAGGGACCGATCGTGGCGTTCCACTGGCGAGACGTCCCGGACGAGGAAGGAGCGCACGCCTTCCTCCGCTCGCTCGCACAGCGCGCGAGCGAGGCCGGGTTCGCCACGCACTGGGGACGCAAGGTGCTGGAGATCCGTCCACCCGTGGAGATCAGCAAGGCGCAGGCCGTGCGCGACATGGTGCTCGAGACCCGACCGAAGGTCGCGCTCTACGGTGGAGACGACGCGACCGACCTCGACGCGTTCGCCGCCTTGGACGCCTTGGTCGCGGAAGGTCACCTTGACGACGCGGTGCGCGTGGGCGTGCGCTCGGCCGAAGGTCCCGAGGAGATCGTCCGTCGCGCCGACCTCGTCGTCGACGGAGTGGAAGGCTTCGCCGAGGTGCTTGAGCAGCTCGCCAAGAGTTCCTGA
- a CDS encoding glycoside hydrolase family 65 protein, whose translation MKGFLLTYEGFDPATEGLREALTSTGNGYLCTRGAAEWEDADRVHYPGTYVHGAYNRETTILGGLPVLNEDLVNLPNWLVLKLRIEGEAAIRLADVELLSYRHEYDIRHPTLVRELRFRDHAGRETTLRSRRFVSMADVHHAGLEWTLTPENWSGRVEIVSALDGRVTNRGVARYQQLEGRHLDPVSPRTFGSEVIALKVQTRQSNLYVSEAARNRVFDHTGALMEVQRDLYQMEDYIQQALGFDVHQGSPVRLEKMVTFFTSRDPAASDTLERAGTSALRYVGFAEALQRHVSAWDELWRNCDIHVPNDDRVQLLLRTHISHVTQVCSHHTADLDTGVPARGLNGEAYRGHVFWDELYVYPFLNLRTPEVTRSLLMYRYRRLGEAQAMAKDAGYRGAMFPWQSGSDGREETQRLHLNPLSGRWEEDLSHNQRHVNAAIFYNIWNYVQATRDLAFLSDYGAEMMLEIARFWASIAHFNPERSRYEIHGVMGPDEFHEKYPGASEGGLNNNAYTNVMVAWLCQVAQDVLALLPSSRVEALRRRLNLQDEELDRWDDMSRRMFVPFHGDGVISQFEGWESLEELDWDAYRAKYGNIQRLDRILRAEGDDPNRYQLAKQADAVMLFFLFSPDQLARIFDRLGYELGPDTARKTIEYYDQRTSHGSTLSFVTYAGVLAAYDPASSWERFLVALESDVSDIQGGTTQEGIHMGVMSGTLDLVQRSYAGTHIQGDVLSFRPRLPPQLQRLRFAMQFRGTPIQVEFSDSSLTVSAHPEGASRPIKVGVGEELHELCPGDACRFALDQEHDLVRG comes from the coding sequence GTGAAGGGCTTTCTCCTGACGTACGAGGGGTTCGACCCAGCCACCGAAGGGCTGCGAGAAGCGCTCACCTCGACGGGCAACGGCTACCTGTGCACGCGCGGAGCCGCGGAGTGGGAGGACGCCGACCGGGTGCACTATCCCGGCACCTACGTCCACGGCGCCTACAACCGCGAGACGACGATCCTGGGCGGCCTGCCGGTCCTCAATGAGGACCTGGTCAACTTGCCCAACTGGCTCGTGCTCAAGCTGCGCATCGAGGGTGAGGCGGCGATCCGGCTCGCCGACGTCGAGTTGCTGAGCTATCGGCACGAGTACGACATTCGGCACCCCACCCTCGTTCGTGAGCTACGGTTCCGTGACCACGCGGGGCGGGAGACGACGCTCCGCAGTAGACGCTTCGTCAGCATGGCCGACGTCCACCACGCCGGCTTGGAATGGACGCTTACCCCTGAGAACTGGTCCGGCCGCGTGGAGATCGTCTCGGCACTCGACGGACGCGTGACCAATCGAGGAGTGGCGCGCTACCAGCAGCTGGAGGGACGGCACCTCGACCCGGTCTCACCGCGGACGTTCGGCTCCGAGGTCATCGCGCTCAAGGTGCAGACCCGACAGTCCAACCTCTATGTCAGCGAGGCGGCACGCAATCGGGTCTTCGACCACACCGGGGCGCTGATGGAGGTCCAACGCGACCTCTACCAGATGGAGGACTACATCCAGCAGGCGCTGGGCTTCGACGTCCACCAAGGCTCGCCGGTGCGGCTGGAGAAGATGGTGACGTTCTTCACCTCCCGCGACCCGGCGGCGAGCGACACTCTCGAGCGCGCCGGGACATCCGCCTTGCGGTACGTGGGTTTCGCTGAAGCGCTGCAGCGGCACGTGTCGGCGTGGGACGAGCTGTGGCGCAACTGCGACATCCATGTCCCGAACGACGACCGGGTCCAGCTCCTCCTGCGCACGCACATCAGCCACGTCACCCAGGTCTGCTCGCACCACACCGCCGACCTCGACACCGGCGTCCCAGCACGAGGTCTCAACGGTGAGGCGTACCGAGGGCACGTCTTCTGGGACGAGCTCTACGTCTATCCGTTCCTCAACCTGCGCACCCCTGAGGTTACCCGTTCGCTGCTGATGTACCGCTACCGGCGACTGGGCGAAGCCCAGGCCATGGCGAAGGACGCGGGCTACCGGGGCGCGATGTTCCCCTGGCAGAGCGGAAGCGACGGCAGGGAGGAGACCCAACGTCTGCACCTCAACCCGCTCTCCGGGCGTTGGGAGGAGGACCTCTCCCACAACCAGCGGCACGTCAACGCGGCGATCTTCTACAACATCTGGAACTACGTCCAGGCGACCCGCGACTTGGCCTTTCTCAGTGACTACGGCGCGGAGATGATGCTGGAGATCGCCCGCTTCTGGGCCTCCATCGCCCACTTCAATCCCGAGCGGTCCCGCTACGAGATTCACGGCGTGATGGGGCCGGACGAGTTCCACGAGAAGTATCCCGGCGCGAGCGAGGGCGGACTGAACAACAACGCCTACACCAACGTCATGGTGGCCTGGCTCTGCCAGGTCGCCCAGGACGTCCTCGCCTTGCTCCCCTCGAGCCGCGTCGAGGCCTTGCGTCGCCGTCTCAACCTGCAGGACGAGGAGCTGGATCGGTGGGACGACATGAGCCGGCGCATGTTCGTCCCCTTCCACGGCGACGGCGTCATCAGCCAGTTCGAGGGCTGGGAGAGCTTGGAGGAGCTGGACTGGGACGCCTACCGCGCGAAGTACGGCAACATCCAGCGACTCGATCGGATCCTGCGTGCCGAGGGCGACGACCCGAACCGCTACCAGCTCGCCAAACAGGCGGACGCGGTCATGCTGTTCTTCCTGTTCTCCCCCGACCAGCTGGCGCGGATCTTCGACCGCCTGGGCTACGAGCTCGGTCCGGACACGGCGCGCAAGACCATCGAGTACTACGACCAGCGCACCTCCCACGGCTCCACGCTGAGCTTCGTCACGTACGCGGGCGTCCTCGCCGCGTACGACCCGGCGAGCTCCTGGGAGCGCTTCCTCGTCGCGCTGGAGAGTGACGTCTCCGACATCCAAGGCGGCACCACGCAGGAAGGCATCCACATGGGCGTCATGTCCGGCACGCTCGACTTGGTCCAGCGCAGCTACGCCGGGACGCACATCCAGGGGGACGTCCTGTCGTTCCGGCCCCGGCTCCCCCCGCAACTGCAGCGGTTGCGCTTCGCGATGCAGTTCCGGGGCACACCCATCCAGGTGGAGTTCTCCGACAGCAGCCTGACCGTGTCCGCGCATCCGGAGGGCGCGAGCCGGCCGATCAAGGTGGGTGTCGGGGAGGAGCTGCACGAGCTCTGTCCAGGGGACGCGTGCAGGTTCGCGCTCGACCAGGAGCACGACCTGGTGCGCGGCTGA
- a CDS encoding HAD family hydrolase has product MPTRFEGGIFDVDGVLVQSPHEKAWRESLRALMESTWSDIRDRTTWRPEAFTPQVYQEQMSGKPRMDGARAALAYFHVPGDLDARAAEYADRKQAMLVQLIEAGDFSAYPDALRFIIAVKDSGLRVAAASSSKNARLFLRAIRLDSFASREGISSPTVRPGQTLLGYFDADVSGRDFAHGKPHPDMFLAAAEELGVAPEASLVLEDAEAGVQAAKAGGMAAIGIARADDAELLVRAHADLVVTSLDQVDVEALAAGRLALRRHADERGR; this is encoded by the coding sequence ATGCCGACACGGTTCGAAGGCGGGATCTTCGACGTCGACGGGGTTCTCGTCCAGTCACCGCACGAGAAGGCATGGCGGGAGTCGCTGCGCGCGTTGATGGAGTCGACCTGGAGCGACATCCGAGACCGCACGACCTGGCGGCCCGAGGCGTTCACTCCACAGGTCTACCAGGAGCAGATGTCCGGCAAGCCCCGCATGGACGGCGCGAGGGCGGCGCTCGCGTACTTCCACGTGCCGGGAGACCTCGACGCCCGCGCCGCCGAGTACGCCGACCGCAAGCAGGCGATGCTGGTCCAGCTCATCGAGGCCGGCGACTTCAGCGCCTACCCGGACGCGTTGCGCTTCATCATCGCCGTGAAGGACAGCGGACTGCGGGTGGCGGCCGCCTCGTCGTCGAAGAACGCCAGGCTGTTCTTGCGCGCGATCCGGCTGGACTCGTTCGCGAGCCGGGAGGGGATCTCCTCTCCGACCGTGCGCCCAGGTCAGACTCTCCTGGGCTACTTCGACGCGGACGTGTCCGGGCGGGACTTCGCCCATGGCAAGCCTCATCCGGACATGTTCCTGGCCGCTGCGGAGGAGCTCGGCGTGGCACCGGAAGCCTCGCTGGTCCTCGAAGACGCCGAGGCGGGCGTCCAGGCAGCGAAGGCGGGCGGCATGGCGGCGATCGGTATCGCTCGAGCCGACGACGCCGAGCTGTTGGTGCGCGCGCACGCAGACCTCGTGGTCACCTCCCTCGACCAGGTCGACGTCGAGGCGCTCGCCGCCGGACGGCTCGCACTGCGCCGCCACGCAGACGAGCGCGGCCGTTGA